A genome region from Rattus norvegicus strain BN/NHsdMcwi chromosome 17, GRCr8, whole genome shotgun sequence includes the following:
- the Prl3d1 gene encoding prolactin family 3, subfamily D member 1 precursor codes for MQLTLTLSGSGMQLLLLVSSLLLWENVASKPTAIVSTDDLYHRLVEQSHNTFIMAADVYREFDINFAKRSWMKDRILPLCHTASIHTPENLEEVHEMKTEDFLNSIINVSVSWKEPLKHLVSAVTALPGASVSMGKKAVDMKDKNLIILEGLQTLYNRTQAKVEENFENFDFPAWSGLKDLQSSDEDTHLFAIYNLCRCFKRDIHKIDTYLKVLRCRVVFKNECGVSTF; via the exons ATGCAGCTGACTTTGACTCTTTCGGGCTCTG GTATGCAACTGTTGCTGCTGGTGTCAAGCTTGCTCCTTTGGGAAAACGTGGCCTCCAAACCAACTGCCATTGTGTCCACTGATGACCTATATCATCGTTTGGTTGAACAGTCTCATAATACATTTATCATGGCTGCAGATGTATACCGTGAATTT GATATAAATTTTGCCAAGAGAAGTTGGATGAAAGACAGGATACTTCCCCTGTGTCACACTGCTTCCATCCATACTCCAGAGAATCTAGAGGAAGTCCATGAAATGAAA ACTGAAGACTTCCTGAACTCAATCATCAATGTTTCAGTTTCCTGGAAAGAACCTCTGAAACACTTGGTGTctgcagtgactgctcttccgggagcttctgttAGTATGGGGAAAAAAGCTGTTGATATGAAGGACAAAAATCTTATAATTCTGGAGGGACTTCAGACCTTATACAACAGG ACTCAGGCTAAAGTTgaagaaaattttgaaaattttgacTTCCCTGCCTGGTCTGGACTCAAAGACTTGCAGTCATCTGATGAAGACACTCATCTTTTTGCCATTTATAACCTGTGCCGCTGCTTTAAAAGGGACATCCATAAGATTGACACTTATCTCAAAGTCTTGAGGTGCCGAGTTGTCTTTAAGAATGAGTGTGGAGTGTCCACCTTTTGA
- the Prl3d1 gene encoding prolactin family 3, subfamily D member 1 isoform X1, translating into MQLTLTLSGSAGMQLLLLVSSLLLWENVASKPTAIVSTDDLYHRLVEQSHNTFIMAADVYREFDINFAKRSWMKDRILPLCHTASIHTPENLEEVHEMKTEDFLNSIINVSVSWKEPLKHLVSAVTALPGASVSMGKKAVDMKDKNLIILEGLQTLYNRTQAKVEENFENFDFPAWSGLKDLQSSDEDTHLFAIYNLCRCFKRDIHKIDTYLKVLRCRVVFKNECGVSTF; encoded by the exons ATGCAGCTGACTTTGACTCTTTCGGGCTCTG CAGGTATGCAACTGTTGCTGCTGGTGTCAAGCTTGCTCCTTTGGGAAAACGTGGCCTCCAAACCAACTGCCATTGTGTCCACTGATGACCTATATCATCGTTTGGTTGAACAGTCTCATAATACATTTATCATGGCTGCAGATGTATACCGTGAATTT GATATAAATTTTGCCAAGAGAAGTTGGATGAAAGACAGGATACTTCCCCTGTGTCACACTGCTTCCATCCATACTCCAGAGAATCTAGAGGAAGTCCATGAAATGAAA ACTGAAGACTTCCTGAACTCAATCATCAATGTTTCAGTTTCCTGGAAAGAACCTCTGAAACACTTGGTGTctgcagtgactgctcttccgggagcttctgttAGTATGGGGAAAAAAGCTGTTGATATGAAGGACAAAAATCTTATAATTCTGGAGGGACTTCAGACCTTATACAACAGG ACTCAGGCTAAAGTTgaagaaaattttgaaaattttgacTTCCCTGCCTGGTCTGGACTCAAAGACTTGCAGTCATCTGATGAAGACACTCATCTTTTTGCCATTTATAACCTGTGCCGCTGCTTTAAAAGGGACATCCATAAGATTGACACTTATCTCAAAGTCTTGAGGTGCCGAGTTGTCTTTAAGAATGAGTGTGGAGTGTCCACCTTTTGA